The Oscarella lobularis chromosome 9, ooOscLobu1.1, whole genome shotgun sequence genome includes a window with the following:
- the LOC136190943 gene encoding chromaffin granule amine transporter-like — MGHGRAPIESPQRPRSFRDRIRAFRPLVQVVAFLSLFLLCILSAFIVPIVPDYLRVNDTEIEIGALLAANSIVAIFANPVAAFVTDRYGYQNPVVGGLLLYAAAAFVSAFAKEIASHDLTKTYVVLFVARGIQGLGDAFAVVASLAMVAIWYTGDDERAKAMGNTFAAAGIGLVVGYPFGGAFSAVPGGIDAGWKWPFIITGLISLAAALIALLMGSSPPGGGGERTSNGSAGPSMFRLLCDPYVAVCCLSLISTYSSLAFMEPLLPVWMKAKFHEPTPTTYSVGLILLALTIAYTIGSLVYGRIPGERSYWLNALVSQIVVAACLALLPLVAIPSSRNLFYAIIPLFFMGLCYGVVDLVVSLVLGVVVEKRYAYTSYGGVYALVSTSFTISFVVSPICGATVAKYVHFNWAAWGLAIFIFATSFFLVFLRDMKGGAEEGASSKAAVEPTEKTKLLSGSAESSA; from the coding sequence ATGGGACACGGAAGAGCACCGATCGAATCTCCGCAGCGTCCTCGCAGTTTCCGCGATCGAATTCGCGCCTTTCGTCCACTCGTTCAAGTCGTCGCCTTCCTCTCCCTATTCCTCCTCTGCATCCTCAGCGCCTTCATCGTTCCCATCGTCCCCGACTACCTTCGCGTCAACGACACCGAAATTGAAATCGGCGCCTTACTCGCCGCTAATTCGATCGTGGCGATCTTCGCAAATCCCGTCGCGGCGTTCGTCACCGATCGCTACGGCTACCAAAACCCCGTCGTAGGCGGTCTCCTTCTCTACGCGGCCGCCGCCTTCGTATCGGCCTTCGCAAAAGAAATAGCCTCGCACGACCTAACAAAGACGTACGTCGTTctgttcgtcgcgcgcggcATTCAGGGCCTCGGCGACGCCTTCGCGGTCGTCGCCAGTCTCGCGATGGTCGCCATATGGTAcacgggcgacgacgagcgcgctAAAGCGATGGGCAACaccttcgccgccgccggcatcggtctcgtcgtcgggtACCCTTTTGGGGGCGCCTTTTCGGCGGTACCGGGCGGAATCGACGCCGGCTGGAAATGGCCGTTTATCATAACGGGTCTCATTTCGCTGGCGGCGGCTCTCATTGCATTGCTAATGGGATCGTCCCCACCCGGGGGTGGTGGGGAGAGAACGAGTAATGGGTCCGCTGGACCGTCGATGTTTCGTCTGCTCTGCGATCCCTACGTCGCCGTCTGCTGCCTCTCCCTCATATCGACCTATTCGTCGTTGGCCTTCATGGAGCCCCTGCTTCCCGTGTGGATGAAAGCGAAGTTTCACGAACCGACTCCGACGACGTATTCCGTCGGATTGATTCTGCTCGCGCTTACCATCGCCTACACAATTGGATCGTTGGTTTATGGACGAATTCCTGGTGAACGCTCTTACTGGCTCAACGCACTCGTCTCccagatcgtcgtcgccgcgtgtCTAGCGCTGCTTCCTCTCGTTGCCATTCCGAGTTCTCGCAATCTTTTCTACGCGATTATTCCCTTGTTTTTCATGGGTTTATGCTACGGTGTAGTCGATTTGGTTGTGAGTCTTGTTCTCGGGGTGGTTGTCGAGAAGCGCTATGCGTATACGAGCTACGGTGGCGTGTATGCACTCGTCAGCACGTCGTTCACGATCAGTTTTGTTGTCAGTCCTATTTGCGGTGCAACGGTCGCTAAGTATGTCCATTTTAATTGGGCGGCGTGGGGATTAgccattttcattttcgcgacgtcgttttttctcgtctttctgAGAGATATGAAGGGCGGAGCAGAAGAgggagcgtcgtcgaaggcggCAGTAGAGCCgacagagaaaacgaagcttCTCTCCGGCAGTGCAGAATCTTCTGCTTAG
- the LOC136190937 gene encoding uncharacterized protein isoform X1, producing MTSDFDFVFKLAELSENDCNDIVRSSLRGTIRLGETVSDFVKKLGQTYDKFSNDLKHLVRGFKKTRSSDDSKKERFSWKGHLYRFWEVLLAEVGEEANDFSRLASKFDQTIVQPLADACTSKKHLYKKVIYYREQMEDNIRKSCETVAKTQKERDDEWAKKSSKQDSLSKRYHRTHNDYLLALWGSNALISNHYQSELPDFLRDIMDIRLDMAQFVKAKCDGMLSLTRNTWSAIFERLGPVSETCKKLNLASEGNAFMESAPVRQLQPMLTLPLNVYQQPKSAGSDYFYGEELADDPSLDRNVHIASQQSMTLTATLKEKETELESAMDVQRCYAKQHSQLQPSGPLEEQVMEIKQQIRLARSQFVVNGEKLKKLRKAQFCSGRTSLVSSHTFEQHNYRKMTNCAHCGSLLKGLFHQGFRCKACKINVHDKCRSKVEGCKQVALTENDSYMPTVEGVETDTNSTVDKSNETDEFEYSYVDVTRKLGPMLIAREKSKLPSEQALGEGTFTFKKPLLERRNSDPFEDGDVLYDNAVPDENPKRGRRRSGTEGSLSLSVLARPKPPISPKPTVGVAAPPPRHGSDVCFINFFHPGDTLSSRKTAIKNLNPCPSKKNCLHWKKRCPRVDVKV from the exons ATGACCTCCGACTTCGATTTCGTATTCAAGTTAGCCGAACTGTCGGAGAACGATTGCAATGACATCGTCCGATCGAGTCTTAGAGGAACGATCCGACTCGGCGAAACAG TATCTGATTTCGTGAAGAAACTCGGCCAGACGTACGACAAGTTCAGCAACGATCTAAAACATTTAGTGAGAGGcttcaaaaaaacgcgcaGCAGTGACGATTCCAAAAAGGAACG ATTTTCCTGGAAAGGTCACCTATATCGATTCTGGGAAGTTCTTCTCGCTGAAGTGGGCGAGGAAGCTAAC GATTTCTCTCGTCTGGCTTCGAAATTTGATCAGACCATCGTTCAGCCTCTGGCCGATGCGTGCACAAGCAAAAAGCATCTCTACAAAAAG GTCATTTACTATAGGGAACAGATGGAAGACAACATCCGAAAGTCATGCGAAACCGTTGCCAAGACGCAGAAGGAGCGGGACGACGAGTGggcaaagaaatcgtcaaag CAAGATAGTCTCAGTAAACGCTATCATCGCACTCACAACGATTACCTTCTCGCCCTTTGGGGCTCTAACGCGCTCATTTCCAATCACTACCAAAGCGAATTGCCAGATTTTCTAAGG GATATAATGGATATTCGTCTTGATATGGCTCAGTTTGTTAAAGCGAAATGCGATGGCATGCTTAGCTTGACGAGAAACACG TGGTCTGCAATTTTTGAGCGTCTTGGCCCCGTTTCGGAAACgtgtaaaaaattgaatttggcCAGCGAAGGTAACGCGTTTATGGAATCAGCACCCGTACGGCAACTCCAACCAATGCTGACATTGCCATTGAATGTGTATCAACAGCCGAAATCAGCCGGAAGT GATTATTTTTATGGAGAAGAACTCGCTGACGATCCGAGTTTGGATAGAAACGTGCATATCGCTTCACAGCAG TCAATGACGCTAACGGCTAcgctgaaagagaaagaaacggagCTGGAATCAGCGATGGACGTGCAAAGATG TTACGCTAAGCAACACAGTCAGCTGCAGCCTAGCGGTCCCCTCGAGGAACAAGTGATGGAAATCAAACAGCAAATACGTCTCGCTCGAAGCCAATTCGTAGTCAACGGAGAAAAG TTGAAGAAACTTCGTAAAGCGCAGTTTTGCAGCGGCCGAACGTCATTGGTCTCATCTCACACGTTCGAACAGCACAACTATAGGAAAATGACGAATTGCGCTCACTGTGGAAGCCTTCTCAAGG GACTCTTTCACCAAGGATTCCGATGCAAAGCGTGCAAAATTAACGTTCACGATAAATGCAGAAGCAAAGTGGAAGGATGCAAACAG GTGGCCCTAACTGAAAACGATTCCTATATGCCGACAGTCGAAG GCGTCGAAACGGATACGAATTCGACAGTCGACAAATCAAACGAAACCGACGAGTTCGAGTATTCGTACGTGGACGTGACGCGAAAATTGGGTCCCATGCTAATTGCACGAGAAAAGTCGAAACTCCCATCGGAACAAGCGCTTGGCGAGGGGACTTTTACTTTTAAGAAACCCCTTTTAG AGAGACGCAACAGTGACCCGTTCGAAGACGGAGACGTTTTGTACGATAACGCCGTGCCTGACGAAAATCCAAAGCGCGGGAGAAGGAGGTCAGGTACTGAAG GATCACTATCACTGAGCGTATTGGCAAGGCCGAAGCCTCCTATATCTCCCAAGCCTACCGTAGGCGTTGCAGCGCCACCGCCACGAC ACGGAAGTGACGTATGTTTTATCAACTTTTTTCACCCCGGCGATACTTTATCTTCTAGGAAGACAGCGATAAAGAACCTGAATCCATGTCCGTCAA AGAAAAATTGCTTACATTGGAAAAAGCGATGTCCTCGCGTTGATGTCAAAGTGTAA
- the LOC136190937 gene encoding uncharacterized protein isoform X2, whose product MTSDFDFVFKLAELSENDCNDIVRSSLRGTIRLGETVSDFVKKLGQTYDKFSNDLKHLVRGFKKTRSSDDSKKERFSWKGHLYRFWEVLLAEVGEEANDFSRLASKFDQTIVQPLADACTSKKHLYKKVIYYREQMEDNIRKSCETVAKTQKERDDEWAKKSSKQDSLSKRYHRTHNDYLLALWGSNALISNHYQSELPDFLRDIMDIRLDMAQFVKAKCDGMLSLTRNTWSAIFERLGPVSETCKKLNLASEGNAFMESAPVRQLQPMLTLPLNVYQQPKSAGSDYFYGEELADDPSLDRNVHIASQQSMTLTATLKEKETELESAMDVQRCYAKQHSQLQPSGPLEEQVMEIKQQIRLARSQFVVNGEKLKKLRKAQFCSGRTSLVSSHTFEQHNYRKMTNCAHCGSLLKGLFHQGFRCKACKINVHDKCRSKVEGCKQVALTENDSYMPTVEGVETDTNSTVDKSNETDEFEYSYVDVTRKLGPMLIAREKSKLPSEQALGEGTFTFKKPLLERRNSDPFEDGDVLYDNAVPDENPKRGRRRSGTEGSLSLSVLARPKPPISPKPTVGVAAPPPRHGSDEDSDKEPESMSVKEKLLTLEKAMSSR is encoded by the exons ATGACCTCCGACTTCGATTTCGTATTCAAGTTAGCCGAACTGTCGGAGAACGATTGCAATGACATCGTCCGATCGAGTCTTAGAGGAACGATCCGACTCGGCGAAACAG TATCTGATTTCGTGAAGAAACTCGGCCAGACGTACGACAAGTTCAGCAACGATCTAAAACATTTAGTGAGAGGcttcaaaaaaacgcgcaGCAGTGACGATTCCAAAAAGGAACG ATTTTCCTGGAAAGGTCACCTATATCGATTCTGGGAAGTTCTTCTCGCTGAAGTGGGCGAGGAAGCTAAC GATTTCTCTCGTCTGGCTTCGAAATTTGATCAGACCATCGTTCAGCCTCTGGCCGATGCGTGCACAAGCAAAAAGCATCTCTACAAAAAG GTCATTTACTATAGGGAACAGATGGAAGACAACATCCGAAAGTCATGCGAAACCGTTGCCAAGACGCAGAAGGAGCGGGACGACGAGTGggcaaagaaatcgtcaaag CAAGATAGTCTCAGTAAACGCTATCATCGCACTCACAACGATTACCTTCTCGCCCTTTGGGGCTCTAACGCGCTCATTTCCAATCACTACCAAAGCGAATTGCCAGATTTTCTAAGG GATATAATGGATATTCGTCTTGATATGGCTCAGTTTGTTAAAGCGAAATGCGATGGCATGCTTAGCTTGACGAGAAACACG TGGTCTGCAATTTTTGAGCGTCTTGGCCCCGTTTCGGAAACgtgtaaaaaattgaatttggcCAGCGAAGGTAACGCGTTTATGGAATCAGCACCCGTACGGCAACTCCAACCAATGCTGACATTGCCATTGAATGTGTATCAACAGCCGAAATCAGCCGGAAGT GATTATTTTTATGGAGAAGAACTCGCTGACGATCCGAGTTTGGATAGAAACGTGCATATCGCTTCACAGCAG TCAATGACGCTAACGGCTAcgctgaaagagaaagaaacggagCTGGAATCAGCGATGGACGTGCAAAGATG TTACGCTAAGCAACACAGTCAGCTGCAGCCTAGCGGTCCCCTCGAGGAACAAGTGATGGAAATCAAACAGCAAATACGTCTCGCTCGAAGCCAATTCGTAGTCAACGGAGAAAAG TTGAAGAAACTTCGTAAAGCGCAGTTTTGCAGCGGCCGAACGTCATTGGTCTCATCTCACACGTTCGAACAGCACAACTATAGGAAAATGACGAATTGCGCTCACTGTGGAAGCCTTCTCAAGG GACTCTTTCACCAAGGATTCCGATGCAAAGCGTGCAAAATTAACGTTCACGATAAATGCAGAAGCAAAGTGGAAGGATGCAAACAG GTGGCCCTAACTGAAAACGATTCCTATATGCCGACAGTCGAAG GCGTCGAAACGGATACGAATTCGACAGTCGACAAATCAAACGAAACCGACGAGTTCGAGTATTCGTACGTGGACGTGACGCGAAAATTGGGTCCCATGCTAATTGCACGAGAAAAGTCGAAACTCCCATCGGAACAAGCGCTTGGCGAGGGGACTTTTACTTTTAAGAAACCCCTTTTAG AGAGACGCAACAGTGACCCGTTCGAAGACGGAGACGTTTTGTACGATAACGCCGTGCCTGACGAAAATCCAAAGCGCGGGAGAAGGAGGTCAGGTACTGAAG GATCACTATCACTGAGCGTATTGGCAAGGCCGAAGCCTCCTATATCTCCCAAGCCTACCGTAGGCGTTGCAGCGCCACCGCCACGAC ACGGAAGTGAC GAAGACAGCGATAAAGAACCTGAATCCATGTCCGTCAA AGAAAAATTGCTTACATTGGAAAAAGCGATGTCCTCGCGTTGA